Within Massilia endophytica, the genomic segment GGTATTGAAAACTCCGTTAATACGGAAATTAACGAAACCATTTCGTCCCCTAATGAGGTGGATAAATTTATTCTATTTAATAACGGCGTGACCGCTGTTGCAGGGTTGGTAAAGAACTTGGGCGCCAACAGATTTCTTCTTCGGAACTACCAGATCGTCAATGGTTGTCAGACCAGTAACGTCTTGTTTCTCAATCGCAAAGCGGAGCACATTGATTCAATATCCGTACCTATAAAAATTGTTCATACAAATGAATCCGAAGTCGTTGGTGCCATTATTAAGGCAAATAATCGGCAAACACCGATCCCGAACGAAGCTTTCGTGGCGCTTCAGGAATGGCATAAGCGCTTGCAGGAATATGTTTCGGTAGAGTCGCGACGGGTGGGGGAGATCCTTTTTTATGAACGACGCTCTAAGGAGTTCACTTTGCTGGAGCAGGCGCCTGAGAAGAAGAGGGTTGTCGGGCTCCACAGTCTTATCAGATCGTATACGAGTACTTATCTACAAAAACCTCACTCGGTTATTGCAAATAACACAACGGAGATTCTGCGATCGCGATCGGACCAACTTTTCGGTTCTGATCATTCCCATGCACCGTACTTTGCTTCCGCATTGCTTCTGTATAAGATCAACGAGTATTTAGGTAGTTTAGACAAGGATGGCTTCATTTACCGCCACCGCTATCACATAGCTATGTGCTATTGCTTCCAAATATGTAGGGCAAATAAGTTACCCCCGCCAAACTCAAAGGCAGCGATTGCGTTGGCAGACGATATCGTAAAATCGATAGCGGATCCCGATGAGCTTGCCCGTAGGGTTACCAAGATCGGGGGGCTAATTCGGTCCAAGCACAGTGAATTCAAAAGGAATAATGGCTACACACCACGAAATCCACCCATGCGGTCAGCCGAGTTCACTGAACTATTGTTGAAATCGTGCCGGTGAACGCATGGCAAAAGGCTTGACGGCAGTGGCAGCTACTTACCTTTGCCTTGTGCCCGCGATGCGTGCGTTTGGCGCATGCTGCGGAGGTCAGGACAGACGCTGAGGTGACGGCGACAACCCAGCCCTCAGCTTGTTGAATGAATGTCTATCACGCGACTATAGAGAGCGTGGTCGACTCCGCTTGCCAACCTGCGCAAGGTTTCACTACGGTTACGGGGATTGAACTGAGCAAGTGGACCGAAAGCACAGCAAAGTTGAGAAACCGCTACGTTGTGGTAGAGATCGGCAAGTAGTGCATTCGCAAGTTTCGGCTCGCGCGCCACGCAAACGTGTAATGACCCAGCGGTTCCTGCTCAACTTAAGCCGCTAATCTAAACGCCTCAGCGGGTGTTTTCATGCCCAGCGCCTGATGCGGGCGCCGGTTGTTGTAGAAGCCAATCCAGTCGGCGATGACCCGGCTGGCGTTTTGCAAACTTTCGAAGCGGTGCCGATGTACGCACTGCTCCTTCAGCGTCCTGATGACGCGCTCCACCATGCCATTCTGCTCGGGGCAGTGAGGCGTGATGAATTCCTGGCGCAGGCCATAGCTGCGCACCAATCTGGTGTAGCTGCGGCTGGTGAAAACCAAGCCGTTGTCCGACCTTAACAAGAATGGCGCTGTAACTTTGCCCAGGGTGCCATAGCGGGCAATAAGGGCCTGTTCCAAGGCCGCCTCCGCCGTTTTAGCCTTGCCGGAGCGGGAAAGATGCCAGCCCAGTAGTTCACGGGTATGGCAATCGATCACCAAAGCCAGCACTGACCACCCATCGCGCCCAGCCCAGACGCGGCACATGTCGGTCGCCCAGCGCTGGTCCGGAGCCGTCGCCACCGAAGGCAAGGCCTGCACACGCGGACGAAAGCCGATCGGCCGCTTCTTCACTTGCCAGCCACGTAGTTGGAAGATGCGTTGCACGG encodes:
- a CDS encoding AIPR family protein, coding for MEHRILHSHVADFANSAQISNLPEHKRFEYFTNYSIVSSIHPEAFTEIGELASIDVDESGTFGIDAISVIVNSNIVQCIDDIDLQAKSNHIDATVLFIQAKTSRSVDTGDVLKFAEAVKNFLLNLSQSEEHDNLNAQKELLQHLFSPKIAKLHGRDSPKCQMAFAYTGSHKVDEFIDEIATGRCRELKSSVPDFKSFNIDFYNAERLIDTYKQVENQFEVEIRFKNNLPLDTISGVEQAYIGYIDAAEFLKLITDPKDQIRRNVFYDNVRDFQGIENSVNTEINETISSPNEVDKFILFNNGVTAVAGLVKNLGANRFLLRNYQIVNGCQTSNVLFLNRKAEHIDSISVPIKIVHTNESEVVGAIIKANNRQTPIPNEAFVALQEWHKRLQEYVSVESRRVGEILFYERRSKEFTLLEQAPEKKRVVGLHSLIRSYTSTYLQKPHSVIANNTTEILRSRSDQLFGSDHSHAPYFASALLLYKINEYLGSLDKDGFIYRHRYHIAMCYCFQICRANKLPPPNSKAAIALADDIVKSIADPDELARRVTKIGGLIRSKHSEFKRNNGYTPRNPPMRSAEFTELLLKSCR
- a CDS encoding IS3 family transposase, whose protein sequence is MIETIRQGLAEDGFKVSINKLCQWFDMPRRTVYYKSVKAAPKVQPRFAEPIKAMINEEPSFGYRTVAALLGFNKNTVQRIFQLRGWQVKKRPIGFRPRVQALPSVATAPDQRWATDMCRVWAGRDGWSVLALVIDCHTRELLGWHLSRSGKAKTAEAALEQALIARYGTLGKVTAPFLLRSDNGLVFTSRSYTRLVRSYGLRQEFITPHCPEQNGMVERVIRTLKEQCVHRHRFESLQNASRVIADWIGFYNNRRPHQALGMKTPAEAFRLAA